In Benincasa hispida cultivar B227 chromosome 8, ASM972705v1, whole genome shotgun sequence, the sequence tgAACATATGAAAGCACTCACCCTGATTGACTAACGGATTCAATGTCATTGTTGTTGGCTTCTTCCTTTTGTACATATTCGTAAGGATCATAGCTAGAAGTTCCAGTAAAATCCAAGAAGTAAAGAACAAATGTTATCAGGTAACAACTCGAGAACATTGATAGAGGTCCAAAGATCCAAAGGAAGAGAGGAATTGCGAAATAGAAAGCTCGCAATCCGAGTGACCAAAATAAGCTTCCTCGATTCAAGATTGCACCAAGATAATCCTTTCTACCTTCACCAGCAGGCAAAGTGACTAAGAAGCTAGCATGAGCATAGTATCTGATAGACTGCACATTGCAAAGAAAGGCAACAAGGAAACACAATACAATGTAACGGTACTTTCCAGTACTTGATGTGCTGCTCACAAAAACACTGATCAATGAGCCAATGGTGATCGTCGTTGTAGCCATAAGTGTAGAAGCCATGATGTTGTTTCGTATGGTTTGAACCGCGAGAACACCATTCTTTGTAGGGTCCTAAACATGATCACTCAAGTAGTCTAGTCAACCATGGAAGTTGCCTCTCTCCTCCTCCTCCACCTCCATGAAAGTGGGAGCGGAGGGGACCAGATGTCTTCTTAAGTCAAACTTTAACATCACTTTTCTATCCTACCCGTTTGAGTATTAGTTGATTCGATATAGTTTCTAGATTAATTAGTTGTAGAATAAGTTTCTCAATCACGAGGGAGAAATATGATTAGAATTACATGTGGAATcgtattttagaggaaattaaaATTCATGATAAACCAAAATCCTCACGCAATAAATGCTATCAGAGATATCAACAAgactagaaaaagaaaagggtgGGGGGGACTCTTAACGTTGTTCTCAGCTTCAAAAGGCTTTCATCTCATTTTCAAGACCATTACTTCTAAGGAATTTCACACTAGTTTTCTCTCACTTACAGATGCTTTTTCTGAACAAGAAATCAGATatcaaaaacaagaaaaaaaaagttcttgAAACTGAGTTGACACACAACATAGAAGAAGAGAGAGTAAGAGAAGAGATGCACTCACTGAAATCATGGTTGAGACCCATTGCCGGCGGGATTCAGCGTTGATTCCGATTACTGTTCTTTTAGGCCTCCTATAAATGGTAATTATTAGCCAGAGATGGTAGCTCACCAGCACCGCAAAACCAAGCGGAACCATCAAATATTCAAGATCCTTCACTTCCATCCTTCTTCAGCTTAGCTCCTGCAAACTACAAAGTACCAAGTCTCCCTCGCACAACTTTTTGCTTCCCCTCAGAGAGTATACCAATGACAACTTATATTAGTAGCAACAGCTCAACAGGCTTCCACGTCGTTTTATTATCATTGTCATACAATTGAAAATGTGGGTTGAATAGCAGAAATAATTTTTcgatattatatatcatatcaaAGTGAGGGCCACATTAAAATAGTTGACGAACTATCGAACATGAAGCACGTGAAGCAAGGCAAGCAACTAGCACGCGACCAAGTGCTCGGTCTAAAAGTGAACAAATGataaattaatcaaatcatACAAAAGGTTGGTATTCATTAAGAGGAATCTTTATCTTCTCGTTGAGAAAGacgttttttttcttcatagaACAATCAATCTGTAAGTTAATAATAAGAGGAAGGTCTGGTTTTTCAGAGGTTTAGAAGAAATAATAGAAGCTATCATCTGTATTAACacggtaaaaaaaaaagaaggcatACACCGACTAGTACATTTGTAGAACTGTTGGCACATGGGGCCCTTCAAGCCCGTTATACAAATTACATAAAAACTTAggaccttttttttctttttttttttccttttatattaTTAAGGGTCAAGAGTTACATGAAAAGAAAATCGACCGGCAGGACATCGCCTAGTACATAACAGATTAGAGGGATGCTCTCTCGAGCTGCTTTTGGGAAGGGAAGAAGCCTTCTTTACGAGCTTTTACCAGCTTTGCCCAAGGAAGTGAAGCTCAACCTGCAAtttggaggaagaaaagaaactaGATTGAATAAGCCAATATTGACAATGAAAGTGTGTGGTCATAACCCAACTAAAATAAatgggggaaaaaaaagaaagtaaaaaggAGACTGGAGCATGTTTATGATAGCAACCCATGCCAAAGAGGGTGGGAAGGAAAAaagatacaaatattttaatcaaatgTCAACCATTCCTATTCCTCATAGAATTAAGAATATTGCAAGCCACCTGATAATTGGCTTTCGCTCAGCTACAGGTGCAGGAGCGGTCCCAGTTGACAATGGCGCCACAACCTCAGCAAGCTTAACATAAGAAATTAGACAGTAAGATAACAGAGTAAAACTGGAGCTTATCAGTTTATCTAGTTTTATATGGGAGGgagaatcaattttgtttttcaaagcTCTCCAAAAATTATTTCCCCCTAAAATATTAAGTTCATTATAAAGCATACAAGGGTTTTTTTGTACGCCCTTGATAGGGTATATTTCATAACCTGTTATCTTTGAACAACATCCGTATTTAAGACGAGAAAACAAAGAAACGTAACAGAATATAATCATTTAGCATTTTAACAGAATATAATCATTCTGCAATTGTAGTTGAAAGAAACACCAACTATATGATAGTacagagaaatgaaagaaaatagaagTTTTGGTTAAAGTATATAAAACCTCAAGCTCCTCTAAGCCCCCATTAGAATAAGAACTTGACTGGCGTGCTTCATTGCAAGATACCATAGGCACTACTATAGAAGACGTGTTTGCATCCGAAGACCTCATAGGGCTACCTTGCTTAGTAGCCCCAAAATCTTTAGCTGCTTGTTTATAATCAAAATCGTCCAGCTCTTCAGGCTCAGAAGGAAAATCTTGATGAGAGTTATATGAGTCGGACAGAATTTTTTGAATTGCCAGCTTTTCTGCTTCTTTGCAGTTTAATGTATTAGTAGCCACAGGTACAATGTTTGTGGAGCGAGTAACTCCTATCAATCCATGATCTCCATTGTTCTGAGGGGAAACATCTGCCAGATTTTCTAAGTTATCTGCACTGGTGGGAATAAAATTTGCATCCTTAATGGAACATGAGCTAGTGTTGCTGACTTGGCAGACTTCATGAACTTCCTCAAGGTGGGAATGAGCAGCAGCCAAGCACTCTCCATTTCTCAAGTTAGTATTTGCATTATCATCAATACGCGTTCTTTTCCTTCTATCATCTATCCCATCTAAACTTCCTGTAACTTCAGATGGGCTGTCTACTTGAGTACTGTCAGAAGCTTTTAGTTCTGAACTACGCCTACTATCCCAAGTCAATTTTGATGCACGCGAAGGTCGAACTCCACCCGGGAAAACAAAATTTGGTATACTCCTCCTTTTCACATGGGAGACATAAATCTCCATCCCACGCTTCCGCTGTGTATATACATTGACAGAACGTTTAAATTCGTCAACTGTCAACCTTATATCAAACTGTTCACCCCCACTTGCAGGAACTCCTTGTTTTCGCTGCAAACCCATGAAATAACAATGGTGGAAAGGTCTGGATTTGTCAGAAAAATCTCCTGGATGTGGATGGCACTGAAGCATGTTATACGTATGTCTTTCGATCTGCATCAACACACAAGCCAAGTCAATCTCCATTGAACGAGTGCATAATTCGATAAATGCTAGAAAGGCTGAAAGTAAATAACCATGAAATTACAATTTCACCTTCAATGTCAGTTGGCGAAGGCGAGATTCAACCCAACCTTTCCAAATTCTCAGGTCATCATCATTTTCTGCAGTAATGTCTATTTGCAAGTAGTTTTTGTATGCTTCGAAGAAGGGGTAAGGCTCAAAAAGTGTGTCCCAATCGGCCTTATTTTCTTCCATAACCTGATAACATCAAACAACCATCAAACTAAACATAGAACAATGCTTCACTATCAAGATAACAAACCTGACTTATGGACTGTGTAAAGAGGAACAGCTTTCTAATGTCAATAAcattagtttccacatcaacttGATTGCCAGTCCTAAACTAATACCTACACTAATAGTTGGGCAGATAATTAAGAATAGCGTCATGAACAAGGTTTCGTATAACGCTGACAAATTGGAGACAGAATCCAATCCAAAATCTCGTATACTAGCATGCAAATAGGAAAT encodes:
- the LOC120083587 gene encoding uncharacterized protein LOC120083587, translated to MEVKDLEYLMVPLGFAVLVSYHLWLIITIYRRPKRTVIGINAESRRQWVSTMISDPTKNGVLAVQTIRNNIMASTLMATTTITIGSLISVFVSSTSSTGKYRYIVLCFLVAFLCNVQSIRYYAHASFLVTLPAGEGRKDYLGAILNRGSLFWSLGLRAFYFAIPLFLWIFGPLSMFSSCYLITFVLYFLDFTGTSSYDPYEYVQKEEANNNDIESVSQSGGINFVANSCLQSPLLVGHHMTTNLNTSANQN
- the LOC120082929 gene encoding nuclear poly(A) polymerase 1 isoform X2 gives rise to the protein MGSPALSGRNNGQQRLGITDPISLSGPTEYDVIKTRELEKYLQDAGLYESQEEAVSREEVLGRLDQIVKIWVKSISRAKGLNEQLVQEANAKIFTFGSYRLGVHGPGADIDTLCVGPRHATREEDFFGELHKMLSEMPEVSELHPVPDAHVPVMRFKFSGVSIDLLYAKLSLWVIPEDLDISQDSILQNADEQTVRSLNGCRVTDRILRLVPNIQSFRTTLRCMRFWAKRRGVYSNVSGFLGGINWALLVARICQLYPNALPNMLVARFFRVFTQWRWPNPVMLCANEEGSLGLPVWDPRRNPKDRYHLMPIITPAYPCMNSSYNVSASTLRIMTEEFRRGHDICEVMEENKADWDTLFEPYPFFEAYKNYLQIDITAENDDDLRIWKGWVESRLRQLTLKIERHTYNMLQCHPHPGDFSDKSRPFHHCYFMGLQRKQGVPASGGEQFDIRLTVDEFKRSVNVYTQRKRGMEIYVSHVKRRSIPNFVFPGGVRPSRASKLTWDSRRSSELKASDSTQVDSPSEVTGSLDGIDDRRKRTRIDDNANTNLRNGECLAAAHSHLEEVHEVCQVSNTSSCSIKDANFIPTSADNLENLADVSPQNNGDHGLIGVTRSTNIVPVATNTLNCKEAEKLAIQKILSDSYNSHQDFPSEPEELDDFDYKQAAKDFGATKQGSPMRSSDANTSSIVVPMVSCNEARQSSSYSNGGLEELELAEVVAPLSTGTAPAPVAERKPIIRLSFTSLGKAGKSS
- the LOC120082929 gene encoding nuclear poly(A) polymerase 1 isoform X1; this encodes MGSPALSGRNNGQQRLGITDPISLSGPTEYDVIKTRELEKYLQDAGLYESQEEAVSREEVLGRLDQIVKIWVKSISRAKGLNEQLVQEANAKIFTFGSYRLGVHGPGADIDTLCVGPRHATREEDFFGELHKMLSEMPEVSELHPVPDAHVPVMRFKFSGVSIDLLYAKLSLWVIPEDLDISQDSILQNADEQTVRSLNGCRVTDRILRLVPNIQVVNQNLPRCFYLFFSLTLFILKVRLIYEVQSFRTTLRCMRFWAKRRGVYSNVSGFLGGINWALLVARICQLYPNALPNMLVARFFRVFTQWRWPNPVMLCANEEGSLGLPVWDPRRNPKDRYHLMPIITPAYPCMNSSYNVSASTLRIMTEEFRRGHDICEVMEENKADWDTLFEPYPFFEAYKNYLQIDITAENDDDLRIWKGWVESRLRQLTLKIERHTYNMLQCHPHPGDFSDKSRPFHHCYFMGLQRKQGVPASGGEQFDIRLTVDEFKRSVNVYTQRKRGMEIYVSHVKRRSIPNFVFPGGVRPSRASKLTWDSRRSSELKASDSTQVDSPSEVTGSLDGIDDRRKRTRIDDNANTNLRNGECLAAAHSHLEEVHEVCQVSNTSSCSIKDANFIPTSADNLENLADVSPQNNGDHGLIGVTRSTNIVPVATNTLNCKEAEKLAIQKILSDSYNSHQDFPSEPEELDDFDYKQAAKDFGATKQGSPMRSSDANTSSIVVPMVSCNEARQSSSYSNGGLEELELAEVVAPLSTGTAPAPVAERKPIIRLSFTSLGKAGKSS